Proteins encoded together in one Ignavibacteria bacterium window:
- a CDS encoding cbb3-type cytochrome c oxidase N-terminal domain-containing protein translates to MNKKVLFSIVLTGLSVQSLFAQTAEKEPYSDTYVYMILAALLFTLAVLFASLMIFESAERKKKVKVTGTVLTGNIMQEHEYDGIQELDNPAPAWFQALFYITIVFAIVYMVQFHLIGKSNSSADEYLQEMMIASQQRDALLKSGGLINESNVGILTDAADISKGKEIFAVNCVSCHNADGGGGVGPNLTDEYWIHGGGIKNVFATIKNGVPAKGMIAWQTQLNPKQMNQVASYVLTLQGTKPASPKAPEGNIWVDTTATTPKDTLKK, encoded by the coding sequence ATGAATAAAAAAGTTTTATTTAGTATTGTACTGACAGGTCTATCTGTTCAGAGTCTTTTTGCACAGACCGCGGAGAAAGAGCCTTATTCAGACACGTATGTTTACATGATACTGGCTGCATTACTGTTTACGCTTGCAGTCCTTTTTGCATCACTTATGATATTTGAATCCGCTGAAAGGAAGAAAAAGGTCAAGGTAACAGGTACGGTTTTAACGGGTAATATTATGCAGGAACATGAGTACGACGGCATACAAGAACTTGACAACCCTGCGCCCGCTTGGTTTCAGGCTTTATTTTATATTACGATAGTGTTTGCAATAGTTTACATGGTACAGTTTCATTTAATTGGAAAATCAAACTCATCTGCCGACGAATATCTTCAGGAAATGATGATTGCGTCTCAGCAAAGAGATGCATTATTAAAGTCGGGCGGATTAATAAACGAGAGCAATGTTGGGATTTTAACAGATGCTGCGGACATAAGCAAAGGAAAGGAAATATTTGCGGTAAACTGTGTCAGCTGTCATAATGCAGACGGGGGCGGCGGAGTTGGACCTAATCTAACAGATGAATACTGGATTCACGGAGGAGGAATAAAGAACGTATTTGCTACCATAAAGAACGGGGTGCCTGCAAAAGGTATGATAGCATGGCAGACACAGTTAAATCCAAAACAAATGAATCAAGTTGCAAGCTATGTGCTCACTTTGCAGGGAACTAAACCGGCGAGTCCGAAAGCACCTGAAGGCAATATCTGGGTTGACACAACTGCAACAACTCCAAAAGATACACTGAAGAAGTAA